The following is a genomic window from Thermoanaerobacter uzonensis DSM 18761.
TTCTGTGTTGTTTTGTTTTCCATAATCTATTTTATCACAGGGGTTGTCTCTTGTTTTTTTTCACTTAAAAAATCCTACGATAATTTTACACTATCATTTAGTTTTACAAAAATAAAAAAGAGAGAAGCACCTCTCTCATACTCTTATTAATATTTCGCCAAAATTTTCATTCAGTTTTTCTTTTATTTTTTTTAAAAAGTTAACATCACATTCTTGAATTCCACTTTTCTCCTTATCTAATACTCCTTCATCATACTTGTACATTTGTAAAACATACCTTTTCGCAGGAAAAATCCAATCAGCTAAAGCCTTAAAATCTTCTAAAGTAAGTAGTTTATCATTTACAGTAGTTCTAAATTCGTAATCTATATTAGAATTTTTAACTATCTCTACACTTTTTTTAACATTATCTATATCCTTTTTGTTTTTTAAAAATATGCCATATTTTTCTATTGGCGCCTTTATATCCATAGCTATATAATCGAGCAATCTTTCATATAATAAATTTTCTAACACTTGTGGCCTTGATCCATTAGTGTCAAGCTTAACCTCAAAATTTAAGTCCTTTATATTTTTTATAAAATCTTTTAATCCTTTCCAAAGAGTAGGTTCTCCGCCTGTAATACATACTCCTTCTATCAAATTTGCTCTCTTTTTAAGGTAG
Proteins encoded in this region:
- a CDS encoding anaerobic ribonucleoside-triphosphate reductase activating protein, whose translation is MMYDFMPVSFSDFPGKIAATVFVSGCNFKCPYCHNSYLIQIREGIRSEKEFFDYLKKRANLIEGVCITGGEPTLWKGLKDFIKNIKDLNFEVKLDTNGSRPQVLENLLYERLLDYIAMDIKAPIEKYGIFLKNKKDIDNVKKSVEIVKNSNIDYEFRTTVNDKLLTLEDFKALADWIFPAKRYVLQMYKYDEGVLDKEKSGIQECDVNFLKKIKEKLNENFGEILIRV